In Clavibacter californiensis, a single genomic region encodes these proteins:
- a CDS encoding aminoglycoside phosphotransferase family protein → MIELERSLGGQLANLTSAVWGNKNATWLATVDGVTDVAVQIYSDAHAGEYRLRALRHVHNHSSLPVPVIIASGSWHGVIWSVSTRMEGVPGYEAAGSDLSSDAWPSLAACMGVALQEFGTVPIPAWGDGSTWRTAGMLRVSAAKWLENIDHHLSPGVKRHIEVHFEYLDELYAGSLLRVCHGDFGPQNVLFKEGVLSAILDFEDVRIGPELTDVAWWNWLVRAHTPTAFRQSWHRFEGAAVPPEVLNRATYVKQLRALIIMRLLETAETYRINAPEKYASWAVRLEKELLVTDNAIQAKGD, encoded by the coding sequence GTGATCGAACTCGAGCGTAGTTTGGGCGGCCAGCTAGCGAACCTAACCTCGGCGGTTTGGGGGAACAAGAATGCAACTTGGCTGGCAACGGTGGATGGTGTCACAGATGTCGCTGTTCAGATCTACTCAGACGCTCACGCCGGCGAGTATCGTCTTCGGGCTCTGCGTCACGTTCACAACCACTCGTCTCTACCTGTTCCGGTCATTATCGCATCAGGATCTTGGCACGGCGTGATTTGGTCTGTAAGTACACGCATGGAAGGAGTACCGGGCTACGAGGCTGCGGGATCAGATCTATCCAGCGATGCTTGGCCTTCGTTGGCAGCGTGCATGGGAGTTGCTCTTCAAGAGTTCGGCACAGTACCGATTCCGGCTTGGGGCGATGGGTCGACCTGGCGGACGGCAGGAATGCTTCGTGTATCCGCGGCAAAATGGTTAGAGAATATCGACCACCATTTGTCTCCTGGAGTGAAGAGGCACATCGAGGTGCATTTCGAGTATCTCGATGAGTTGTATGCGGGCTCGCTACTTCGGGTATGTCATGGTGACTTTGGTCCCCAAAACGTACTGTTTAAGGAAGGGGTCCTTTCTGCAATACTCGACTTCGAGGACGTACGCATAGGCCCCGAGCTGACGGATGTTGCGTGGTGGAATTGGCTCGTGAGGGCTCATACGCCGACCGCATTCCGTCAGAGTTGGCATCGTTTTGAAGGCGCTGCGGTACCGCCGGAAGTTCTTAACCGGGCGACCTACGTCAAACAGCTACGCGCTCTCATAATAATGAGACTACTCGAAACGGCCGAAACCTACCGGATCAACGCTCCGGAAAAGTACGCATCTTGGGCCGTACGTCTCGAAAAGGAACTACTCGTGACTGATAACGCAATACAAGCAAAAGGAGACTGA
- a CDS encoding sigma-70 family RNA polymerase sigma factor, with protein MLFADAEAAGSTPRGLALKERLHHKIVVDHLPLAYAIARHYWVPAYDLADLRQVAAVGLVKAVKRFDLGRYTPFVGFAYPYISGEVRRHLRDNEWVVRPPRSVQEHRQLVFAVESQHTQPTGRSLQVRDLARLTGLSPMAVSEAIALQTHLRPDSLDSIVQGTADRTLADEIGRKEVGYDSVDLSSTLRPAIDALSHREKQIIYLRFFEERSQAYIGSVLGVSQVHASRLLKATLGKLANALEGSFP; from the coding sequence GTGCTGTTTGCCGACGCTGAGGCGGCAGGCTCCACTCCTCGTGGCCTAGCGCTCAAAGAGCGGCTGCACCACAAGATTGTGGTTGATCATCTTCCGTTGGCATATGCGATCGCACGCCACTACTGGGTTCCTGCTTATGATCTAGCCGACCTTCGCCAAGTCGCCGCCGTAGGACTCGTGAAGGCCGTCAAGCGGTTCGATTTGGGCAGATACACTCCGTTTGTAGGATTTGCTTACCCCTACATATCCGGCGAGGTTCGTCGTCACTTACGCGACAACGAATGGGTAGTCCGGCCTCCACGGTCGGTTCAAGAGCATCGACAGTTAGTATTCGCTGTTGAGTCACAGCACACTCAACCAACGGGTCGCTCGTTGCAAGTTAGGGACCTCGCGCGACTGACTGGATTGTCGCCGATGGCTGTCTCAGAGGCGATTGCGCTGCAGACTCATTTGCGGCCTGACTCTCTAGACTCGATCGTGCAGGGGACGGCGGATAGAACCTTGGCAGACGAGATCGGACGCAAAGAGGTGGGTTATGATTCCGTCGATCTATCTTCGACTCTTCGACCTGCCATCGACGCGTTAAGCCACAGAGAGAAGCAGATAATTTATCTTCGTTTTTTCGAGGAAAGAAGTCAGGCCTATATTGGCAGTGTACTCGGCGTGTCCCAAGTCCATGCGTCACGATTGCTGAAGGCGACGCTAGGCAAACTCGCGAATGCGCTTGAAGGCTCTTTCCCGTAG
- a CDS encoding glycosyltransferase, translating into MAAQESIEVVQVTHFNDLMWDTDGARVSVIVDGVVDPGHLYTGELPRQTVVVNDPIRRGRATGTDLLPRFCEAAPVDVFGMGADWLHGRLGVEADQLVTYDLPQVQMHAEIARRRVYIHPFRWTSLGLSLMEAMFIGMPIVCLNTTEAAESLHREDVFLSTSYEALVKASTRFLEDPDMARHYGERARAVAIRQFGIPRFVSEWDSLLARTIAGS; encoded by the coding sequence ATGGCAGCTCAGGAGAGCATTGAGGTCGTTCAGGTGACGCATTTCAACGATCTCATGTGGGACACGGACGGAGCCCGCGTATCAGTCATTGTCGATGGAGTGGTCGATCCTGGGCATCTGTACACCGGTGAGTTGCCCAGGCAGACAGTTGTCGTGAACGACCCTATCCGCCGCGGCCGAGCAACTGGTACTGATCTCCTCCCACGCTTCTGCGAAGCAGCGCCCGTCGATGTATTCGGTATGGGAGCGGATTGGTTGCACGGACGTCTGGGCGTCGAAGCGGATCAACTTGTCACCTACGATCTGCCGCAGGTGCAGATGCACGCGGAAATCGCTCGCCGTCGCGTGTACATTCATCCGTTCCGGTGGACGTCCCTAGGCTTGTCGCTGATGGAAGCTATGTTCATTGGGATGCCAATTGTGTGCCTTAATACAACCGAGGCTGCCGAGTCTCTACATAGAGAAGATGTATTCCTCAGTACATCCTACGAAGCTCTAGTAAAGGCATCGACACGGTTTCTAGAGGATCCGGACATGGCTCGGCATTACGGAGAAAGGGCAAGAGCTGTTGCCATTCGCCAGTTTGGGATTCCACGGTTCGTCTCCGAATGGGATAGCTTGCTCGCGCGCACCATTGCTGGGAGCTGA
- a CDS encoding MFS transporter, which yields MSYAKRQSRHSTGQTGAGPAADQTPLDNGIPAPAQPSVHSTAFYLLLGSQTLSTVGTQVTSIALPILAAAGLGASSAEIGILVAAQNAAFLFVSLPAGHVIDRISPRVVMIFADILRGGVMAAIAITAVMGTASVLSITILGGVAGIGRVFFELAYHTVTPRLVPRAALIKGNSVLEGVRSSAQLAGPSLGGWVTQVFGAGRAIGLDAVTFIISATALMFLRIPANDAPLVSRPERESIWIGFRTIARHSVLRKLIASSAISNFLFVAASALTVPFLVVDVRLEPSLLGLVLSSGAAAGALGAVCCNTLAARVGHVRALWSVAVVTSPFSIGVAFADSSVGIVLLIAGTAIPAFGQTIYNILQTSYRQLVTRPEVLGKVNAASRFLVMALLPVGGLVGGSLGSILGRSGALLLVGIGLTLATVPLVMLVRDQKPPTLPNVGTVS from the coding sequence ATGAGCTACGCGAAAAGACAAAGCCGACATTCGACAGGCCAAACTGGTGCAGGTCCAGCTGCTGATCAAACGCCACTCGATAATGGTATACCGGCTCCAGCGCAGCCTAGCGTTCATTCGACAGCGTTCTACCTCCTCCTCGGTAGTCAGACCCTCAGTACGGTTGGGACGCAAGTCACCTCAATTGCGCTTCCGATTCTAGCCGCGGCAGGACTCGGCGCGTCATCAGCGGAAATCGGTATTCTTGTCGCAGCGCAAAACGCAGCCTTCTTGTTTGTAAGCCTTCCCGCAGGCCACGTGATCGACAGAATATCACCGCGTGTAGTGATGATATTCGCGGACATCCTCCGAGGCGGAGTTATGGCCGCTATTGCAATTACGGCGGTGATGGGCACGGCCAGCGTCCTATCTATCACAATTCTTGGCGGCGTGGCCGGTATCGGGCGCGTCTTCTTTGAGCTCGCCTACCATACTGTTACACCGCGATTGGTACCTCGCGCCGCACTGATCAAGGGAAACTCCGTGTTGGAGGGCGTCCGCTCGTCCGCCCAGCTGGCAGGTCCCAGTCTCGGGGGTTGGGTTACTCAGGTGTTCGGTGCGGGTAGAGCCATTGGTTTAGACGCTGTGACCTTCATAATAAGTGCTACGGCTCTCATGTTTCTACGCATCCCTGCCAACGATGCACCGCTAGTAAGTCGACCGGAGCGTGAGTCGATTTGGATCGGCTTTCGAACTATCGCTCGCCACTCCGTACTCAGGAAGCTAATCGCATCGAGTGCAATTTCAAATTTTTTGTTCGTTGCAGCCAGTGCGCTGACGGTACCGTTCCTTGTCGTTGATGTTCGCCTAGAACCGTCACTACTTGGGTTGGTGCTCTCGTCTGGCGCTGCCGCGGGGGCACTTGGCGCCGTCTGCTGCAATACCCTAGCTGCCCGCGTCGGCCATGTCAGAGCGTTATGGTCAGTGGCCGTTGTAACAAGTCCCTTCAGCATCGGCGTAGCCTTTGCGGATTCTAGTGTTGGCATTGTACTATTGATAGCCGGTACGGCTATTCCCGCATTTGGTCAAACCATATACAACATTCTCCAAACAAGTTATCGGCAACTAGTGACGCGCCCCGAGGTACTTGGGAAAGTAAATGCGGCGTCACGATTTCTCGTTATGGCGCTGCTCCCGGTGGGAGGGCTTGTGGGCGGGTCCCTTGGGTCGATCCTCGGTAGATCGGGCGCATTGCTCCTCGTCGGCATCGGGTTGACGCTTGCAACTGTTCCGCTGGTCATGCTCGTGCGAGACCAGAAGCCACCAACGTTACCGAACGTGGGCACAGTATCATGA
- a CDS encoding Gfo/Idh/MocA family protein → MNKAQAQGSQRDFKVAVLGAGPRGSRWADEIAANPRTTLTGVVDIDLHAAARFAATHNVSKKNVAESVTALLERDHYDFCINTTSPNAHVDTTLSALVAQLPVITEKPLATTMEGARRIVREANLSGLMVMTSQNRRYDRNLRKFKTVLEHLGTVEALSCVFRRSPRFNSYQEQMDHPLLVDMAIHHFDVARFILDTDPAEVFCVASNPSWSWFKNNASALAAFTMVNGAKFNYDGSWCNDGLLTSWNAEWRASGPRGSATWDGETAFSCELDGQIFDTSTVIIDAKEEQVAAALGEFVQYMDTGRTPMGACQDNIYSLAMAMGAVSSSDQRRLVDLQNL, encoded by the coding sequence ATGAACAAGGCTCAGGCGCAAGGGTCGCAACGAGATTTTAAAGTGGCAGTTCTAGGGGCCGGTCCCCGGGGGTCAAGGTGGGCTGATGAGATTGCAGCAAATCCCCGAACAACCTTGACCGGAGTAGTCGATATCGATCTGCACGCCGCAGCGCGATTTGCGGCGACGCATAACGTGTCTAAGAAAAATGTCGCGGAAAGCGTGACGGCTCTATTAGAACGAGATCACTACGATTTTTGCATAAATACGACCAGCCCAAACGCGCATGTAGACACGACGCTGTCTGCACTGGTTGCCCAGCTTCCTGTCATAACAGAAAAGCCACTAGCAACGACCATGGAAGGTGCAAGGCGGATAGTAAGGGAAGCAAATCTCAGTGGTCTGATGGTGATGACAAGCCAAAATCGCCGCTACGACCGCAACCTGCGAAAGTTCAAGACAGTTCTAGAGCATCTTGGTACGGTGGAAGCGCTGTCGTGCGTGTTCCGCCGATCCCCAAGGTTCAATAGTTATCAAGAGCAGATGGATCATCCACTTTTGGTCGACATGGCCATCCACCACTTCGACGTTGCCCGGTTTATTCTGGATACGGACCCTGCAGAGGTATTCTGCGTTGCATCCAACCCTTCATGGAGCTGGTTCAAGAACAATGCGTCCGCTCTCGCGGCGTTCACAATGGTAAACGGGGCTAAGTTCAACTACGACGGGTCGTGGTGTAACGATGGTCTGCTTACTTCGTGGAATGCTGAGTGGCGTGCCTCTGGTCCGAGAGGCTCGGCAACCTGGGATGGGGAAACTGCGTTTTCTTGCGAACTCGACGGCCAGATATTCGACACGTCGACGGTAATTATAGACGCCAAAGAAGAGCAAGTAGCCGCTGCCTTGGGGGAGTTCGTACAATACATGGACACCGGGCGAACACCGATGGGAGCGTGCCAGGACAATATCTACAGCCTGGCCATGGCCATGGGTGCCGTCTCGTCTTCTGACCAGCGTCGTCTCGTTGATCTACAGAACTTATGA
- the mobF gene encoding MobF family relaxase: MTMHILSAGDGYAYYTSEVATGDAKRDRARELGDYYTFDGNPPGRWMGGGAALLGVSGTVSEEQMKALYGEGLHPDADRIIAEALAEGVSAKEAQQRAKLGRAYYAYRAGPTTLQGRIQAGYDTFQRLNGHEPDVEERRLIRAREGAQAFRDAKGREPADKEELGNFITAATRPDQTAVAGFDLVCSPSKSVSVLWALGDTETRNAIEAAQEQAVRDTISYLEREAIATRSGTNGVAQIDVEGGIAATVFRHYDSRNGDPQLHDHVVVANKVKGVDGKWRTIDSKLLHRMNVPASEFYNAAVMSEVCRRLGVTTTARVPSPGKRPVMEIAGVDPDLIDTFSSRSAAIRTATARLTEEYRRDHGRAPDAKTLIAIAQQATLETRPQKDHVRSPQAIHEAAVARVGADRAAGLLDAARDLAPTNKEAASVDVDEVTAQVLRTVEEHHAVWGAHVIEAEARRHLAALIPDQSVAEPLVQKVTRAALGGSVTLTPPSPHGAFTPLTRSDGSSIYDHKGKTLFTSTRILDAEDQLLDAARTRTVSPISRDTFERTAAQHTGPLDAGQRDLAREFATSDRELVVGIGPAGAGKTTALRLAATALEEGGRRMIGLAPSAPAASVIAEAVGIEATTIHGFLTAHAQAELPEKYEIRAGDVLVVDEAGMAGTQRLAALHTIAREYGAHVRLIGDDRQLSAVEAGGALRLIDREVGSVRLEHVHRFQDADEAEASLHLRDPLRPGDPFAWYQANDRVVGGDVDRMTDAVFAGWQTDTDAGLRSLMLAPTGATVTELNARAQAHRIAAGTIIGTRAVKLRDDLSAHVGDFVATRRNESLLRIQNGRDRVKNGDLWQVTRIGADGSLDVVHRDHAAPVTLPAGYVREHVELGYARTISRSQGLTADTSHILGDESMTRETAYTGLTRGKQSNRLYLEVADGAAVGDALEQIATRSDAMLSAHETIRAEQDRVDDLVTLIDQHADVAERAGEIRYGRIAEVALGTSLATTLQSQESWGAVAAALRHAEDYGFSPVDTLRVAYEQRELGTADDVPAVLSWRIERALEKIDAPRRSVMDLPEVDGVAAWIADARLQDNDLVPEDWREHLRERHHYIDVRLKERGATLAVERPAWTDALGAVPSQPKRMIAWHQLAAEVDVLRAKYRVDPAELMAIPAALHGNEIADRLQKRLTAMHKASLLLTAEPIALDTRQRYAAHFATRADTVRATLGRPVAVPAIAAVAAQQAPAVVATTTAVASELASAPTPQASTVETAPANATSPETAPVATASPATGQEGTTMSDPIDEALEHVGRNAGRVGQTITSEVTRQIQRAADEPRRDQQETQRRAPREREQAVREAHRQAGRDQEKAEQTAAREQERADTFTATYRRTQLEQEREGDAAVEGFPILDGATALSSYGRDKAEAETIDRSAQIEDAVYTSRELEEREMLSAAGIDPDERSTDSSSKTSWTNQPAAPEISRGDDGVER; encoded by the coding sequence ATGACGATGCACATCCTCTCCGCGGGGGACGGGTATGCGTACTACACGAGCGAGGTCGCCACGGGCGATGCGAAGCGCGATCGGGCCCGTGAGCTCGGCGACTACTACACCTTCGACGGCAACCCTCCCGGCCGCTGGATGGGCGGCGGCGCAGCGCTCCTCGGGGTGTCCGGGACGGTCTCCGAGGAGCAGATGAAGGCTCTCTACGGTGAGGGGCTGCACCCGGACGCGGACCGCATCATCGCCGAGGCTCTCGCCGAGGGGGTGTCCGCGAAGGAGGCGCAGCAGCGCGCGAAGCTCGGCCGCGCCTACTACGCCTACCGCGCCGGACCCACCACGCTGCAGGGACGGATCCAAGCCGGCTACGACACGTTCCAGCGCCTCAACGGCCACGAGCCCGACGTCGAGGAACGCCGCCTCATCCGCGCCCGCGAGGGCGCGCAGGCGTTCCGCGACGCCAAGGGACGGGAGCCGGCCGACAAGGAGGAGCTCGGCAACTTCATCACCGCGGCCACCCGCCCCGACCAGACCGCGGTCGCCGGATTTGACCTCGTGTGCTCCCCCTCGAAGAGCGTCTCCGTCCTCTGGGCACTCGGCGACACCGAGACCCGGAATGCCATCGAGGCCGCCCAGGAGCAGGCCGTGCGCGACACCATCAGCTACCTCGAGCGCGAGGCCATCGCGACCCGCTCCGGCACCAACGGGGTCGCGCAGATTGATGTGGAAGGCGGCATCGCGGCGACCGTGTTCCGGCACTACGACTCCCGGAACGGGGACCCGCAGCTGCATGACCACGTCGTGGTCGCGAACAAGGTCAAGGGCGTCGACGGGAAGTGGCGCACCATCGACTCCAAGCTCCTGCACCGGATGAACGTGCCGGCGTCGGAGTTCTACAACGCCGCCGTGATGTCCGAGGTGTGCCGCCGGCTCGGCGTCACGACGACCGCTCGGGTTCCCTCCCCCGGTAAGCGGCCGGTGATGGAGATCGCGGGCGTCGACCCGGACCTGATCGACACGTTCTCCTCCCGCTCCGCCGCCATCCGCACGGCGACCGCGCGGCTGACGGAGGAGTACCGGCGCGACCATGGCCGTGCACCGGACGCGAAGACGCTCATCGCGATCGCGCAGCAGGCGACGTTGGAGACGCGGCCGCAGAAGGATCACGTCCGTTCCCCGCAGGCCATCCACGAGGCCGCCGTCGCCCGCGTCGGCGCCGACCGCGCCGCCGGCCTCCTCGACGCCGCGCGCGACCTCGCGCCCACGAACAAGGAGGCCGCGAGCGTCGACGTCGACGAGGTCACCGCGCAGGTGCTCCGCACGGTGGAAGAGCATCACGCGGTGTGGGGTGCGCACGTCATCGAAGCCGAAGCACGCCGGCACCTCGCCGCCCTGATCCCCGACCAGAGCGTCGCGGAACCCCTCGTGCAGAAGGTCACCCGCGCCGCCCTGGGCGGATCGGTGACCCTCACTCCCCCGTCCCCGCACGGCGCGTTCACGCCGCTCACGCGGTCGGACGGGTCGAGCATCTACGACCACAAGGGCAAGACCCTGTTCACGTCGACGCGGATCCTCGACGCCGAAGACCAGCTCCTCGACGCCGCCCGGACCCGCACCGTCTCCCCCATCAGCCGGGACACGTTCGAGCGCACGGCCGCCCAGCACACCGGACCGCTCGACGCCGGCCAACGGGATCTCGCGCGCGAGTTTGCGACGTCGGACCGTGAGCTCGTGGTCGGCATCGGGCCCGCCGGCGCCGGCAAGACGACCGCGCTGCGCCTGGCCGCGACCGCGCTCGAGGAAGGTGGCCGCCGCATGATCGGCCTCGCCCCTTCCGCCCCTGCCGCGTCCGTGATCGCCGAAGCGGTCGGCATCGAGGCGACCACCATCCACGGGTTCCTGACCGCCCACGCGCAGGCGGAACTACCCGAGAAGTACGAGATCCGGGCCGGGGACGTCCTGGTCGTCGACGAGGCCGGCATGGCCGGCACCCAGCGCCTCGCCGCCCTGCACACCATCGCCCGCGAGTACGGCGCGCACGTGCGCCTCATCGGCGACGACCGCCAGCTCTCCGCCGTCGAGGCCGGCGGCGCGCTGCGCCTGATCGACCGCGAGGTCGGGTCCGTGCGCCTCGAGCACGTCCACCGCTTCCAGGACGCCGACGAGGCAGAGGCGTCCCTGCACCTGCGCGACCCGCTGCGCCCCGGCGACCCGTTCGCCTGGTACCAGGCGAACGATCGGGTCGTCGGGGGCGACGTCGACCGGATGACCGACGCTGTATTCGCCGGCTGGCAGACCGACACCGACGCCGGTCTCCGCTCGCTCATGCTCGCTCCCACCGGCGCCACCGTCACCGAGCTCAACGCCCGCGCGCAGGCCCACCGCATCGCCGCCGGCACCATCATCGGCACCCGCGCGGTGAAGCTCCGCGACGACCTCTCCGCGCACGTCGGCGACTTCGTCGCCACCCGCCGCAACGAGTCGCTGCTGCGGATCCAGAACGGCCGCGACCGGGTCAAGAACGGCGACCTCTGGCAGGTCACCCGCATCGGCGCCGACGGATCCCTCGACGTCGTCCACCGCGACCACGCCGCGCCCGTCACGCTCCCCGCCGGCTATGTGCGCGAACACGTCGAGCTCGGCTACGCCCGCACCATCAGCCGGTCCCAGGGCCTCACCGCCGACACCAGCCACATCCTGGGCGATGAGAGCATGACCCGCGAGACCGCCTACACCGGACTCACCCGCGGCAAGCAGTCCAACCGCCTCTACCTCGAGGTCGCGGACGGCGCCGCCGTCGGCGACGCGCTCGAGCAGATCGCCACCCGCTCCGACGCGATGCTCTCCGCGCACGAGACCATCCGCGCGGAGCAGGACCGCGTCGATGACCTGGTCACCCTCATCGACCAGCATGCCGACGTCGCCGAGCGCGCCGGCGAGATCCGTTACGGCCGGATCGCGGAGGTCGCCCTCGGGACCAGCCTCGCCACCACCCTGCAGTCGCAGGAGAGCTGGGGCGCCGTCGCGGCCGCGCTCCGGCACGCCGAGGACTACGGGTTCAGCCCCGTCGACACCCTCCGCGTCGCGTACGAGCAGCGCGAGCTCGGCACGGCCGACGATGTGCCGGCGGTGCTGTCCTGGCGCATCGAACGCGCCCTCGAGAAGATCGACGCCCCGAGGCGCTCCGTGATGGACCTGCCCGAAGTCGACGGCGTTGCCGCGTGGATCGCGGACGCCCGCCTGCAGGACAACGACCTGGTGCCGGAGGACTGGCGCGAGCACCTGCGGGAGCGCCACCACTACATCGACGTCCGCCTCAAGGAGCGAGGCGCGACACTCGCCGTCGAGCGCCCTGCCTGGACCGACGCGCTCGGCGCCGTCCCCTCGCAGCCCAAGAGGATGATCGCCTGGCACCAGCTCGCCGCGGAGGTCGACGTCCTCCGCGCCAAGTACCGCGTCGACCCCGCAGAGCTGATGGCCATCCCCGCAGCGCTGCACGGGAACGAGATCGCCGACCGGCTGCAGAAGCGCCTCACGGCCATGCACAAGGCGTCCCTGCTCCTCACCGCCGAACCGATCGCCCTGGACACCCGCCAGCGGTACGCGGCGCACTTCGCGACCCGCGCCGACACCGTCCGCGCCACCCTCGGCCGTCCCGTCGCCGTGCCGGCGATCGCGGCCGTAGCCGCGCAGCAGGCTCCAGCTGTCGTGGCCACGACTACGGCCGTGGCCTCAGAGCTCGCCTCGGCGCCCACTCCACAGGCATCCACCGTCGAGACAGCACCCGCGAATGCGACAAGCCCTGAGACCGCCCCCGTAGCCACGGCTTCCCCCGCCACCGGACAGGAAGGAACCACCATGAGCGATCCCATCGACGAGGCCCTCGAGCACGTCGGCCGGAACGCGGGCCGCGTCGGGCAGACCATCACCTCGGAGGTCACCCGGCAGATCCAGCGTGCCGCAGACGAGCCGCGCCGCGATCAGCAGGAGACGCAGCGCAGGGCCCCGCGTGAGCGTGAGCAAGCCGTCCGCGAGGCGCATCGCCAGGCCGGCCGTGACCAGGAGAAGGCCGAGCAGACCGCTGCACGGGAGCAGGAGCGCGCCGACACGTTCACCGCCACCTACCGCCGCACTCAGCTCGAGCAGGAGCGCGAGGGCGACGCCGCTGTAGAAGGCTTCCCAATCTTGGACGGCGCGACGGCTCTCTCGTCCTACGGACGAGACAAAGCGGAGGCGGAAACGATCGACCGTAGCGCGCAAATCGAGGACGCTGTGTACACGAGCCGTGAACTAGAGGAGCGCGAGATGTTAAGTGCTGCAGGCATCGACCCCGACGAGCGGTCCACCGACAGCAGCTCCAAGACCTCGTGGACCAACCAGCCGGCAGCACCAGAGATCTCGCGCGGTGACGACGGCGTGGAGCGCTGA